A window from Sciurus carolinensis unplaced genomic scaffold, mSciCar1.2, whole genome shotgun sequence encodes these proteins:
- the LOC124973625 gene encoding peroxynitrite isomerase THAP4-like: protein MPAAPLCPHSFSTGRPWFNRWFPIARKFRLNYEGKLEQMVSMATTTQPLTQHLHVTYKKVTSKPALQSPGPVRLQLTGSPMQMLLE from the exons ATGCCGGCGGCCCCGCTGTGCCCTCACAGTTTCAGTACTGGGCGGCCATGGTTCAACCGCTGGTTCCCG ATTGCCCGAAAATTCCGGCTGAATTATGAAGGCAAACTTGAACAGATGGTGTCCATGGCAACCACCACACAACCACTGACCCAGCATCTTCACGTCACCTACAAGAAGGTGACATCGAAGCCAGCACTCCAGAGCCCAGGTCCTGTGAGGTTGCAGTTGACAGGCAGCCCTATGCAGATGCTCCTGGAGTGa